In the genome of Pseudarthrobacter sp. IC2-21, one region contains:
- a CDS encoding 16S rRNA (uracil(1498)-N(3))-methyltransferase → MSNPVFFSGAGSLDQLVPGARFTLQGPEARHAVTVKRLAPGESVDIADGAGRRLTGTVVSTSPSELTVECTKLAMEDLPGIRLVLVQALAKGDRDELAIETATELGIDAVVPWQSERSIVRWKGERAAKAHAKWQSVVTAAAKQARRAWIPEVRAVVETPGLVAAVAAADLAVILHEDAVRPLRSVLEAWQAGLPAGQGPREILLIVGPEGGISPREVTRLCDVGAVTALLGNHVLRSSTAGPAAVVLASDVLGRLNAPTS, encoded by the coding sequence GTGAGTAACCCAGTCTTCTTCAGCGGCGCCGGGTCGCTGGACCAGCTGGTGCCGGGGGCCCGGTTCACCCTTCAAGGCCCTGAAGCGCGCCATGCGGTTACAGTCAAGCGACTGGCGCCGGGGGAGTCCGTGGACATTGCCGACGGTGCAGGCAGGCGACTTACTGGAACGGTTGTTTCCACCTCGCCGTCGGAACTCACCGTTGAATGCACCAAGCTGGCCATGGAGGACCTGCCGGGCATCCGGCTGGTCCTGGTCCAGGCACTGGCCAAAGGTGACCGCGATGAACTCGCCATCGAAACGGCCACTGAACTGGGCATCGACGCCGTTGTTCCCTGGCAGTCGGAACGTTCAATTGTCCGTTGGAAGGGTGAGCGCGCGGCGAAAGCCCACGCCAAATGGCAGTCTGTCGTCACGGCCGCCGCCAAACAGGCCCGCCGGGCCTGGATCCCGGAGGTGCGCGCCGTCGTCGAGACCCCGGGCCTGGTTGCCGCCGTGGCCGCAGCGGACCTTGCCGTGATCCTGCACGAAGACGCCGTCCGTCCGCTGCGATCGGTGCTGGAGGCCTGGCAGGCAGGACTGCCCGCGGGCCAGGGTCCCCGGGAAATTCTGCTCATCGTTGGTCCGGAGGGTGGGATCAGTCCCCGGGAAGTCACCAGGCTCTGCGATGTGGGTGCCGTGACGGCGCTCCTGGGCAACCACGTCCTGAGATCCTCCACGGCCGGACCCGCCGCGGTTGTGCTTGCGAGCGACGTGCTGGGCCGCCTGAATGCCCCGACGTCCTGA
- the dnaJ gene encoding molecular chaperone DnaJ — MSSHYDVLGVSPEATGEEIKKAYRKLARTLHPDVNPGDDASDRFKAVTHAYEVLSDPQKRRVYDTTGNENGTDNGFGGGSYAGQGFAFQDIFDTFFGAGGSSGPASRVRRGQDALISVRIELRDAVFGVNRKLEVDTAVTCPTCNGSCCREGSHPERCDICGGSGQVQRAVRSILGQVMTAAPCGTCEGFGTVIKDPCNECNGQGRIRSRRSLTIKVPAGVATGTRIQLSGQGEAGPAGGPAGDLYVEIRVNNDPTFVRDGDDLHATLHIPMTAAALGTEVSLETFDGLQEIDVKAGTQSGEVITLRGLGVTHLRGYGRGDLLVHLQVETPSKLDQAQEDLLRQLAKLRGEQFTEGKLTASGGVFAKLRDRFGNL, encoded by the coding sequence TTGAGCAGCCACTACGACGTCCTCGGGGTCTCGCCGGAAGCCACCGGAGAAGAGATCAAGAAGGCCTACCGCAAGCTGGCCCGCACCCTTCACCCGGACGTTAACCCCGGGGACGATGCGTCGGACCGCTTCAAGGCCGTCACCCACGCCTACGAGGTCCTTTCGGACCCCCAGAAGCGCCGTGTATATGACACCACCGGCAACGAAAACGGTACTGACAACGGCTTCGGCGGCGGGTCCTACGCCGGCCAGGGGTTCGCGTTCCAGGACATCTTCGATACGTTCTTCGGTGCGGGCGGGTCCTCGGGTCCCGCCTCCCGGGTCCGCCGCGGCCAGGACGCGCTGATCAGTGTCCGGATCGAACTGCGCGACGCCGTTTTCGGCGTCAACCGCAAGCTCGAAGTGGATACCGCCGTCACCTGCCCCACCTGTAACGGTTCGTGCTGCCGTGAGGGCAGCCACCCTGAACGCTGCGATATCTGCGGTGGCAGCGGCCAGGTCCAGCGGGCCGTGCGCTCCATCCTGGGCCAGGTCATGACGGCCGCCCCCTGCGGCACCTGCGAGGGCTTCGGAACCGTCATTAAGGACCCCTGCAATGAGTGCAACGGCCAGGGCCGCATCCGCAGCCGCCGGTCACTCACCATCAAAGTGCCTGCCGGCGTGGCAACAGGCACCCGGATCCAGCTTTCCGGTCAGGGCGAGGCCGGACCTGCCGGCGGACCTGCCGGTGACCTCTACGTTGAAATCCGGGTCAACAACGATCCCACCTTTGTCCGCGACGGCGATGACCTGCACGCGACTTTGCACATCCCCATGACCGCGGCCGCCCTGGGCACGGAAGTGTCCCTGGAAACCTTCGACGGGCTGCAGGAAATCGACGTCAAAGCCGGCACCCAGTCCGGTGAGGTCATCACGCTGCGCGGACTGGGCGTAACGCATCTTCGTGGCTACGGCCGCGGTGACCTGTTGGTCCACCTGCAGGTGGAGACGCCTTCGAAGCTCGACCAGGCGCAGGAGGACCTGCTGCGTCAGCTCGCCAAGCTGCGGGGTGAGCAGTTCACTGAAGGCAAGCTGACGGCCAGCGGCGGAGTCTTCGCCAAGCTGCGGGACCGGTTCGGTAACCTCTAG
- the hrcA gene encoding heat-inducible transcriptional repressor HrcA, with translation MSEPRKLEVLRAIVEDYVHSREPVGSKALVERHHLGVSSATIRNDMAALEDEGLITAPHTSAGRIPTDKGYRLFVDQISAVKPLSPAEKKAIQSLLEGADDLDDVLDRTVRLLSQLTNQVAVVQYPHLSRATIRHIEFVLLAPRQVLLVLIATTGKVEQRVIDVGQDLGEDAIAALRTHFLGSLAGTPLSRLAQSLPGVVSSVAPGQRAAAQALAHGLETLAHSSREDRMVMAGTANLARSNVDFPLSIGPVLEALEEQVVLLRLLSDMAQDPRGVTVSIGRENPYDGLAEASVVATAYGPDSTAKVGVLGPTRMDYPTTMAAVRAVARYLSRILGP, from the coding sequence GTGAGCGAGCCGCGCAAACTGGAAGTACTGCGGGCCATCGTGGAGGACTACGTGCACTCCCGGGAGCCTGTTGGTTCCAAGGCCCTGGTTGAGCGCCACCACCTCGGCGTGTCCAGCGCCACCATCCGGAACGACATGGCCGCCCTGGAAGATGAGGGCCTGATTACCGCTCCGCACACCAGTGCGGGCCGGATCCCCACGGACAAGGGCTACCGGCTGTTTGTGGACCAGATCTCGGCCGTCAAACCTCTGTCCCCGGCGGAGAAGAAGGCCATCCAGTCGCTGCTGGAGGGTGCGGATGACTTGGATGACGTCCTGGACAGGACAGTCAGGCTGCTTTCCCAGCTGACCAACCAGGTGGCAGTGGTGCAGTACCCGCACCTGAGCCGGGCCACCATCCGCCACATCGAATTTGTCCTTCTGGCACCACGCCAGGTCCTCCTGGTGCTGATCGCCACCACCGGCAAGGTGGAACAGCGTGTAATCGACGTCGGCCAGGACCTCGGCGAGGATGCCATCGCCGCTTTGCGGACACACTTCCTCGGTTCGCTGGCCGGAACACCGCTGAGCCGGCTGGCCCAGTCCCTGCCTGGCGTGGTGTCCTCCGTCGCCCCGGGCCAGCGGGCAGCTGCCCAGGCGCTGGCCCATGGACTGGAGACGCTCGCCCACAGCAGCAGGGAGGACCGCATGGTGATGGCCGGCACCGCGAACCTTGCCCGGTCCAATGTGGATTTTCCGCTCAGCATCGGTCCTGTCCTGGAAGCACTGGAGGAACAGGTAGTCCTGCTCCGCCTGCTCAGCGACATGGCGCAGGACCCGCGCGGCGTGACCGTGAGCATAGGCCGGGAAAACCCGTACGACGGGCTCGCCGAAGCTTCCGTGGTGGCCACCGCCTACGGACCGGACAGCACCGCCAAGGTTGGTGTCCTGGGGCCCACCCGGATGGACTATCCCACCACCATGGCCGCAGTGCGGGCAGTAGCCCGTTATCTGTCAAGAATTCTGGGCCCTTAA
- a CDS encoding DUF3097 domain-containing protein gives MQYQNWGPQEIAAPVRSELPEVPVERGMVIEDAQSGWVGAVTRVEKSGGMHVVALEDRRGKSRSFKLGFGFLLEGQPIRLMPPAPRQNAAVPAGRTASGSVSVAGQRAQVAKASRIWVEGKHDAELVEKVWGDDLRVEGIVVEPLHGIDDLAGAVAEFGPGPNRRLGILVDHLVPDSKEWRIAAGVMASKGAAGNVLIVGHPYVDVWQAIRPAVLGIEQWPVVPRGQDWKTGILAAFGWPHATKEDIGLGWQKLLGAVRSYADLEASLLGRVEEVIDFLTAP, from the coding sequence ATGCAGTACCAGAACTGGGGTCCTCAGGAGATTGCCGCGCCGGTCCGGAGCGAACTCCCCGAAGTGCCAGTGGAGCGCGGCATGGTCATCGAAGACGCCCAGTCCGGCTGGGTCGGAGCGGTGACCCGGGTGGAGAAGTCCGGCGGCATGCACGTGGTTGCCCTTGAAGACCGGCGCGGCAAATCGCGGTCCTTCAAGCTGGGCTTCGGCTTCCTCCTCGAAGGCCAGCCCATCAGGCTGATGCCCCCGGCGCCCAGGCAGAACGCGGCCGTGCCGGCTGGACGCACGGCGTCCGGCTCGGTCAGCGTGGCGGGCCAGCGTGCCCAGGTGGCCAAGGCAAGCAGGATCTGGGTGGAGGGAAAGCACGACGCCGAACTCGTGGAAAAAGTGTGGGGTGACGATCTGCGGGTGGAGGGCATCGTCGTCGAGCCTTTGCACGGCATCGATGACCTCGCGGGGGCGGTGGCCGAATTCGGTCCCGGGCCCAACCGGCGGCTGGGGATCCTGGTGGATCACCTGGTACCGGACTCCAAAGAGTGGCGTATCGCCGCCGGGGTGATGGCGTCGAAGGGTGCCGCCGGGAACGTGCTGATTGTCGGGCACCCCTACGTTGACGTGTGGCAGGCGATCCGCCCTGCGGTGCTGGGCATTGAACAGTGGCCGGTGGTACCCCGCGGTCAGGATTGGAAAACCGGCATCCTTGCGGCATTTGGCTGGCCGCACGCCACGAAGGAAGACATCGGCCTGGGCTGGCAAAAACTGCTGGGCGCGGTCCGCAGTTACGCGGACTTGGAAGCGTCGCTGCTCGGGCGGGTGGAGGAGGTCATCGACTTCCTGACGGCGCCGTGA
- a CDS encoding DUF4870 domain-containing protein, which yields MAQNAREHRDDQGRSEYQGVPANALPLTASEDRQWATLAHFGGILGCVPSLLIYLIFRERGPFTAQESKEALNFSLPPTIAALVANLLVFIPVVGNIFAVIATLIWIALTCFSVSAGIHVNKGQPHRYQYNLRWIK from the coding sequence GTGGCACAAAACGCACGCGAGCACCGGGACGACCAAGGCCGTTCCGAGTACCAGGGCGTCCCCGCAAACGCGTTGCCCCTCACTGCCAGCGAGGACCGGCAATGGGCCACACTGGCACACTTTGGCGGGATCCTCGGTTGTGTACCGTCCCTGCTGATCTACCTGATCTTCCGTGAACGCGGACCGTTCACCGCACAGGAATCCAAGGAAGCGCTGAACTTCAGCCTGCCGCCCACCATCGCGGCGCTGGTGGCCAATCTTTTGGTCTTTATTCCGGTGGTGGGCAACATTTTTGCCGTCATCGCCACCCTCATCTGGATTGCACTGACCTGCTTCTCGGTGTCCGCCGGCATCCATGTCAACAAGGGCCAGCCGCACCGTTACCAGTACAACCTGCGCTGGATCAAGTAA
- the hemW gene encoding radical SAM family heme chaperone HemW, with translation MPSVLPLGDPAPSDGLLPDQAADGAGRRAFGLYVHIPFCAVRCGYCDFNTYTATELGGGASQDAYADTAISEVRLGARVLTESGLPARPMSTVFFGGGTPTLLPADDLARILGAAVEEWGLEDGAEVTTEANPDSVTPESLAVLKNAGFTRVSFGMQSAVPHVLKVLDRTHTPSRVPQVVQWAREAGLAVSLDLIYGTPGESLDDWRFSLETALSYEPDHISAYALIVEDGTKLAAQIRRGDVPGIDDDDHADKYELADQLIGEAGLSWYEVSNWSRTPEQACRHNLAYWRGDDWWGIGPGAHSHVGGVRWWNVKHPTAYAGRLAQGLSPAAGRETLDAETREMERVMLEARLVSGLAIATLGESGRRAVAGLMAEGLVDAPAAIRGTLVLTLKGRLLADAVVRRILPD, from the coding sequence ATGCCTAGCGTTCTTCCCCTTGGTGACCCGGCGCCGTCGGACGGTCTGCTGCCTGACCAGGCAGCAGACGGTGCAGGGCGGCGGGCTTTCGGACTGTATGTGCACATCCCGTTCTGCGCTGTCCGGTGCGGGTACTGCGATTTCAACACCTACACCGCCACCGAACTGGGCGGCGGAGCCTCGCAGGACGCCTATGCGGACACGGCGATCTCCGAAGTCCGGCTTGGAGCACGGGTCCTCACCGAATCCGGCCTCCCGGCCCGCCCCATGAGCACAGTGTTCTTCGGCGGCGGAACCCCCACCCTGCTCCCGGCCGATGACCTCGCGCGGATCCTGGGCGCCGCCGTCGAAGAATGGGGTCTGGAGGACGGTGCTGAAGTCACCACCGAAGCGAACCCCGATTCCGTCACCCCGGAATCCCTGGCGGTCCTGAAAAACGCAGGCTTCACCCGGGTCTCCTTCGGCATGCAGTCAGCCGTCCCGCACGTTCTTAAGGTCCTGGACCGCACGCACACTCCCAGTAGGGTGCCCCAGGTGGTGCAGTGGGCCCGCGAGGCCGGATTGGCCGTAAGCCTGGACCTGATCTACGGAACGCCGGGCGAATCCCTGGACGACTGGCGTTTCTCCCTGGAGACGGCCCTGTCCTACGAGCCGGACCACATCAGTGCCTACGCGCTGATCGTGGAGGACGGCACCAAACTGGCCGCCCAGATCCGCCGGGGCGACGTCCCGGGCATCGACGACGACGACCACGCCGACAAGTACGAACTCGCTGATCAACTCATCGGCGAAGCAGGCCTCAGCTGGTATGAGGTCAGCAACTGGTCGCGGACGCCGGAGCAGGCCTGCCGCCACAATCTCGCCTATTGGCGCGGAGATGACTGGTGGGGCATCGGCCCGGGAGCGCACTCGCATGTGGGCGGCGTGCGCTGGTGGAACGTCAAGCACCCCACCGCCTACGCCGGGCGGCTTGCCCAGGGGCTCTCGCCGGCGGCGGGCAGGGAAACGCTCGACGCCGAAACGCGGGAAATGGAGCGCGTCATGCTGGAGGCGCGGCTCGTTTCGGGGCTCGCCATCGCAACGTTGGGGGAGTCGGGACGCCGCGCCGTGGCCGGGCTCATGGCCGAGGGCCTCGTTGACGCGCCGGCCGCCATCAGGGGAACGCTCGTGCTGACCCTGAAGGGCCGCCTCCTGGCGGACGCAGTGGTCCGCAGGATCCTGCCCGACTAG
- the lepA gene encoding translation elongation factor 4, producing MSPMARTAPVPAATDPAIIRNFCIIAHIDHGKSTLADRMLQLTGVVQPRDMKAQYLDRMDIERERGITIKSQAVRMPWELDGKSYALNMIDTPGHVDFTYEVSRSLAACEGAVLLVDAAQGIEAQTLANLYLAMENNLTIIPVLNKIDLPAAQPEKYAAELASLIGGEPQDVLRVSGKTGMGVEVLLDKIVRDLPAPVGDPNAPARAMIFDSVYDTYRGVVTYVRVVDGMLHPRERIQMMSTRATHELLEIGVSSPEPTPSKGLGVGEVGYLITGVKDVRLSKVGDTVTNLAKPAADSLPGYADAKPMVFSGLYPLDGTDYPVLRDALEKLMLNDAALVYEPETSAALGFGFRVGFLGLLHLEITRERLEREYNLDLISTAPNVEYEVTLEDKKVVHVTNPSEYPSGKIAEVREPMVSATILAPNEFVGAIMELCQSRRGVMGGMDYLSEDRVEIRYRLPLAEIVFDFFDILKSKTRGYGSLDWKADGDQVADLVKVDIMLQGEQVDAFSAITHRDKAYAYGVMMTTKLRELIPRQQFEVPIQAAIGSRIIARESIRAIRKDVLAKCYGGDISRKRKLLEKQKEGKKRMKMVGTVEVPQEAFIAALTTDESKDKAKKK from the coding sequence GTGTCTCCCATGGCCCGCACCGCCCCGGTGCCCGCCGCGACAGATCCGGCCATCATTCGGAATTTCTGCATCATCGCGCACATTGACCACGGTAAGTCCACCCTGGCCGACCGGATGCTGCAGTTGACCGGGGTGGTTCAGCCGCGCGATATGAAGGCCCAGTACCTGGATCGCATGGACATCGAACGTGAACGCGGCATCACCATCAAATCCCAGGCCGTTCGTATGCCCTGGGAACTCGATGGCAAGAGCTATGCCCTGAACATGATCGACACTCCCGGCCACGTGGACTTCACGTATGAGGTCTCCCGCTCGCTGGCAGCCTGCGAAGGCGCAGTCCTGCTCGTGGATGCGGCCCAGGGCATTGAAGCGCAGACGCTCGCCAACCTGTACTTGGCGATGGAGAACAACCTCACCATCATTCCGGTGCTGAACAAGATCGACCTGCCGGCCGCCCAGCCAGAGAAGTACGCGGCGGAGCTCGCCAGCCTGATCGGTGGCGAGCCTCAAGACGTCCTCCGTGTGTCGGGAAAGACCGGCATGGGCGTCGAGGTGCTGCTGGACAAGATTGTCCGCGACCTGCCGGCGCCCGTGGGCGACCCCAACGCTCCTGCGCGGGCCATGATTTTCGATTCGGTCTACGACACGTACCGCGGCGTTGTTACCTACGTCCGCGTGGTGGACGGCATGCTGCATCCCCGTGAGCGCATCCAGATGATGTCCACCCGGGCCACGCACGAACTCCTCGAGATCGGCGTGAGCTCGCCGGAACCCACCCCGTCCAAGGGCCTGGGCGTCGGCGAGGTCGGTTACCTCATCACCGGGGTTAAGGATGTGCGCCTGTCCAAGGTTGGCGATACCGTCACCAACCTTGCCAAGCCGGCCGCTGACTCCCTCCCCGGCTACGCCGACGCCAAGCCCATGGTGTTCTCCGGCCTGTACCCGCTGGACGGCACTGACTACCCGGTGCTCCGCGACGCGCTCGAGAAGCTGATGCTCAACGACGCCGCACTGGTGTACGAGCCCGAGACGTCGGCCGCGCTGGGCTTTGGCTTCCGTGTCGGTTTCCTGGGCCTGCTCCACCTGGAAATCACGCGTGAGCGGCTCGAACGCGAGTACAACCTGGACCTCATCTCCACCGCTCCCAACGTGGAGTACGAGGTCACGCTGGAGGACAAGAAAGTGGTCCACGTGACCAACCCCAGCGAGTACCCTTCCGGCAAGATCGCGGAGGTCCGCGAGCCGATGGTGTCCGCCACCATCCTGGCGCCCAACGAATTCGTGGGCGCCATCATGGAACTTTGCCAGAGCCGGCGCGGTGTGATGGGCGGCATGGACTACCTCTCCGAGGACCGGGTGGAAATCCGATATCGCCTGCCCCTGGCCGAAATTGTCTTTGACTTCTTCGACATCCTCAAATCCAAGACCCGCGGCTACGGCTCGCTGGACTGGAAGGCCGACGGCGACCAAGTGGCCGATCTGGTCAAGGTTGACATCATGCTCCAAGGGGAACAGGTGGATGCGTTCTCCGCGATTACGCACCGCGACAAGGCATACGCCTACGGCGTGATGATGACCACCAAGCTGCGCGAACTCATTCCCCGCCAGCAGTTCGAGGTGCCCATCCAGGCCGCAATCGGCTCACGGATCATCGCCCGTGAAAGCATCCGCGCCATCCGCAAGGATGTGCTCGCCAAGTGCTACGGCGGCGATATTTCACGTAAGCGCAAGCTGCTGGAGAAGCAAAAAGAAGGTAAGAAACGGATGAAGATGGTGGGTACGGTGGAGGTGCCGCAGGAAGCGTTCATCGCTGCACTCACCACCGACGAATCAAAGGACAAGGCCAAAAAGAAGTGA
- a CDS encoding type II toxin-antitoxin system PemK/MazF family toxin, protein MPINFRSLANAVRASVRVLQKLGSGAAGPAVKTEPKAGRKTAPAVAGYPGDFTGAATIRYAPRPDGSPDPGEIVWSWVPFEEDHSRGKDRPVLLVGKSGRYLLGVMLTSKDHDQDSRRADDYVDIGAGAWDRQRRPSEANLGRILQLAPDSIRREGAVLGRKPFDEVAAGLRRRHGWN, encoded by the coding sequence ATGCCTATAAACTTCCGCTCTCTGGCCAACGCCGTCCGGGCCTCCGTCAGGGTGCTGCAGAAACTGGGGTCCGGCGCTGCCGGGCCTGCGGTAAAAACTGAACCGAAGGCCGGCCGTAAGACGGCGCCGGCGGTTGCCGGCTACCCGGGGGACTTCACCGGCGCCGCAACCATCCGCTACGCTCCCCGCCCCGACGGCAGCCCCGATCCGGGCGAGATTGTCTGGTCCTGGGTGCCCTTCGAGGAGGACCACTCGCGGGGGAAGGACCGCCCGGTGCTGCTGGTCGGGAAGAGCGGCCGGTACCTGCTCGGCGTCATGCTCACCAGCAAGGACCACGACCAGGACAGTCGCCGCGCCGACGACTATGTGGACATCGGCGCCGGCGCCTGGGACCGGCAGCGGCGGCCCAGTGAAGCGAACCTCGGGCGGATCCTGCAGTTGGCCCCGGACAGCATCCGGCGCGAGGGTGCCGTGCTCGGGCGCAAGCCCTTCGATGAGGTGGCTGCAGGCCTGCGCCGGCGACACGGCTGGAACTAG
- the rpsT gene encoding 30S ribosomal protein S20, producing MANIKSQKKRILTNEKARLRNNAVKSELKTAIRAVNTAVESTDKDAAAAALVAASRKLDKAVSKGVLHKNNAANRKSAISKKVNAL from the coding sequence GTGGCTAATATCAAGTCCCAGAAGAAGCGCATCCTCACCAACGAGAAGGCACGCCTGCGCAACAACGCAGTCAAGTCTGAGCTGAAGACGGCCATCCGCGCTGTCAACACCGCCGTTGAGTCCACCGACAAGGATGCAGCTGCTGCTGCCCTGGTTGCTGCCAGCCGCAAGCTGGACAAGGCTGTCAGCAAGGGTGTTCTGCACAAGAACAACGCAGCGAACCGCAAGTCGGCGATCTCCAAGAAGGTCAACGCACTGTAA
- the holA gene encoding DNA polymerase III subunit delta, translating to MAAAQAARTKSAPSNVASWRDVSPAGVVLVGGPEEYLGIRAMDHIRAQVRTAFPDVEVSRLAAGSYEAGTLAMNVSPSLFGEHKLIEVEGVEGMNDAFLADALAYLSRPEPDAVLVLRHAGGVRGKKLLDAVKAGGWPVVDCQPLKKDADKAAFVAAEFRAAGRKITSDAVQTLVNAVGANLSELAAACSQLIADATGAVTPELVDRYYGGRIEATAFKVADAAMAGNGPLALSTLRHALATGADPVPLVAALAAKLRTLAKVAGAQGSSAQIARELGMQPWLVEQAQRDVRRWTPEGLVRAIQATAEADAQVKGLSRDPVYAVEHAVTVIATSAQRH from the coding sequence GTCCAATGTGGCCTCCTGGCGGGACGTAAGCCCCGCTGGAGTCGTCCTGGTGGGTGGGCCCGAAGAATATCTCGGGATCCGCGCCATGGACCACATCCGGGCACAGGTACGGACCGCGTTTCCCGATGTTGAGGTCAGCCGCCTGGCTGCCGGCAGCTATGAGGCGGGCACCCTCGCCATGAACGTGAGCCCGTCGCTCTTTGGCGAACACAAACTCATCGAGGTGGAGGGTGTTGAGGGCATGAACGACGCCTTCCTCGCTGATGCCCTGGCATACCTGTCCCGTCCTGAACCTGACGCGGTTCTCGTGCTCAGGCACGCCGGGGGAGTCCGCGGCAAGAAACTCCTTGACGCCGTCAAGGCCGGCGGCTGGCCGGTGGTTGACTGCCAGCCACTGAAGAAGGATGCGGACAAGGCAGCCTTCGTAGCCGCAGAATTCCGGGCTGCGGGACGGAAGATTACCTCCGATGCAGTGCAGACCCTGGTCAATGCCGTGGGAGCCAACCTGTCGGAGCTGGCCGCAGCCTGCAGCCAGCTGATCGCAGATGCCACGGGTGCGGTGACTCCGGAGCTGGTGGACCGCTATTACGGCGGCAGGATCGAAGCCACGGCCTTCAAAGTGGCCGACGCCGCGATGGCGGGTAACGGCCCGCTCGCCCTGTCCACCCTGCGGCACGCCCTGGCCACCGGGGCTGATCCCGTGCCGCTGGTTGCCGCGCTGGCAGCCAAGCTGCGGACACTGGCCAAAGTGGCCGGGGCCCAGGGCTCGTCCGCTCAGATAGCCAGGGAGCTGGGCATGCAGCCCTGGCTGGTGGAGCAGGCCCAGCGGGATGTCCGCCGCTGGACCCCGGAGGGGCTGGTCCGCGCCATCCAGGCGACGGCAGAGGCCGACGCGCAGGTGAAAGGCCTGTCCCGGGATCCGGTCTATGCGGTTGAACACGCGGTGACCGTCATCGCCACGTCAGCGCAGCGGCACTGA